From the Ruminiclostridium josui JCM 17888 genome, one window contains:
- a CDS encoding ABC transporter permease, translated as MSLLNNILYDMVYHSAPLILAVLGGLFAHKANVLNIGLEGMMLMGAFSSTLFVLITGNLWLGILISVLCTLILGLIFSFFGITMKSNFIITGFGINIFVAALSSFVLKYMAMANINVSSIVNTAGLKINIPIIKDIPILNSLLSGHTAITYLSIILIAVVTVIMYNTKFGVYVRVVGENEEAAKSVGINSAAIKYIAVLIGAALCGLAGANLAVERMALFTNNMTAGRGFIAIAAIYCGQAKPIKSAMYAILFGLAKSLAINLALFAGPVSGLFEIVPYLMIVIVLFAVSAIEKRRTNIRGFKLE; from the coding sequence ATGAGCTTATTGAATAACATTTTGTATGACATGGTCTATCATAGTGCTCCGTTAATTCTTGCTGTGCTGGGTGGATTATTTGCACACAAGGCAAACGTGCTTAACATCGGACTTGAAGGTATGATGCTTATGGGTGCTTTCAGCAGTACACTATTTGTTCTGATTACGGGGAACTTGTGGTTAGGAATTTTAATAAGTGTTTTATGTACACTTATTTTGGGACTAATCTTTTCGTTCTTCGGAATCACAATGAAAAGTAACTTTATCATTACAGGTTTCGGTATAAATATTTTTGTTGCAGCCTTGAGTTCATTTGTTCTTAAATACATGGCAATGGCTAATATCAATGTCAGCTCTATTGTTAACACGGCAGGCTTAAAAATAAATATACCTATTATAAAGGATATACCCATACTAAATTCACTTTTAAGCGGACACACAGCGATTACCTATTTAAGTATTATACTTATTGCTGTTGTCACCGTAATTATGTATAACACAAAATTCGGGGTTTACGTAAGGGTTGTAGGTGAGAATGAAGAAGCTGCCAAATCTGTTGGTATCAACAGTGCGGCAATAAAGTATATTGCCGTACTTATAGGAGCTGCCCTCTGCGGTTTGGCAGGTGCCAATCTGGCAGTTGAAAGAATGGCCCTGTTTACCAACAATATGACAGCGGGAAGAGGTTTTATCGCAATAGCTGCAATATATTGCGGACAAGCCAAGCCAATTAAGTCGGCCATGTACGCAATTCTCTTCGGACTTGCAAAGTCATTGGCCATAAACCTTGCTTTGTTTGCAGGTCCGGTATCAGGCCTGTTTGAAATAGTACCATACCTGATGATTGTTATAGTATTGTTTGCGGTTTCGGCTATTGAGAAGCGACGTACTAATATAAGGGGGTTTAAGCTTGAATAA